Proteins from one Sander lucioperca isolate FBNREF2018 chromosome 16, SLUC_FBN_1.2, whole genome shotgun sequence genomic window:
- the LOC116047502 gene encoding phosphatidylinositol 4-phosphate 5-kinase type-1 alpha-like isoform X2: MATAAEEPPGLQGLSGNLQSQFWRRLSSLRDSTGTRKNASPESPSTSMSPAMKKTIGHRGIDPTGETTYKKTTSSALQGAIQLGITHTVGSLSQKPERDVLLQDFEVVESIFFPSEGSNLTPAHHYGDFRFKTYAPMAFRYFREMFGIRPDDYMYSLCNEPLIELSNSGASGSLFYVSSDDEYIIKTVQHKEAEFLQKLLPGYFMNLNQNKRTLLPKFYGLYCVQAAGKNIRIAVMNNLLPSAVKMHLKYDLKGSTYKRRASVKEREKAVPTYKDLDFMQDIHEGLLLEGDKYSAVCKTIQRDCLLLQSFKIMDYSLLVGIHNVNQACQEQASEEAGAVDQRRPQGQKSLYSTAIEAIQAEAGSMGSLDTEDKTGGIPARNSKGERLLVYIGIIDILQSYRLVKRLEHSWKALVHDGDTVSVHRPSFYAERFQKFMCNVVFRKISLKTSPSKKRRLVAHVPLRKTAGSGPSLSTQTSTNSQHLLLQHQVSSETKEDTEGDNVMQSGRPDLLPKTLLASDAVGTTTETAVSSSLENPGFASTSHPLPHSQDAYKSVGVDLNNTLSKDQEHSTTKRAQYEESSEDVISLSDIVPDASKCSV; the protein is encoded by the exons ACCTGCAGAGTCAGTTCTGGAGGAGACTGTCGTCTCTCAGAG ATTCGACTGGGACTCGAAAAAATGCTTCTCCCGAG AGTCCAAGCACCAGCATGTCTCCGGCCATGAAAAAAACGATTGGCCATCGTGGAATTGATCCCACTGGGGAGACAACGTACAAGAAG ACAACATCATCCGCCCTGCAAGGCGCTATCCAGTTAGGCATCACGCACACGGTGGGCAGCTTAAGCCAAAAACCTGAGAGAGACGTGCTGCTGCAGGACTTTGAAGTGGTCGAAAGCATCTTCTTTCCCAG TGAGGGCAGTAACCTGACACCAGCTCACCACTATGGAGACTTCAGGTTCAAGACGTACGCCCCAATGGCCTTCCGCTACTTCAGGGAGATGTTTGGCATCCGGCCTGATGACTACATG TACTCTCTGTGTAATGAGCCGCTGATTGAGCTGTCAAACTCCGGGGCCAGTGGATCTCTCTTCTATGTCTCCAGTGATGATGAGTACATCATTAAGACAGTGCAGCACAAAGAGGCAGAGTTTCTGCAGAAACTGCTTCCAGGATACTTCATG AACCTGAACCAGAACAAACGGACCTTATTACCAAAGTTTTATGGACTCTACTGTGTCCAGGCAGCGGGTAAGAACATCCGTATTGCAGTCATGAACAATCTGCTTCCGAGCGCCGTAAAAATGCACCTCAAGTATGATCTAAAGGGCTCCACCTACAAGCGAAGGGCTTCAGTTAAAGAGAGGGAAAAGGCCGTGCCCACATACAAGGACCTGGATTTCATGCAGGACATACATGAGGGGTTGTTACTGGAAGGGGACAAGTACAGTGCTGTTTGCAAGACCATCCAGAGAGACTGTCTG CTTTTGCAAAGTTTTAAGATCATGGATTACAGCCTTCTGGTGGGAATCCACAATGTAAATCAGGCGTGTCAAGAGCAGGCCAGTGAAGAGGCCGGGGCTGTGGACCAAAGGCGGCCACAAGGTCAAAAGTCCCTGTACAGCACTGCTATAGAGGCCATCCAGGCTGAGGCAGGGAGCATGGGATCACTGGACACAGAGGACAA AACGGGAGGAATCCCAGCGCGAAACTCAAAAGGCGAGCGGCTGCTGGTCTATATTGGTATCATAGACATTCTGCAGTCCTATAG attaGTTAAGAGGCTTGAACACTCATGGAAAGCTCTGGTTCACGATGGG GATACTGTATCTGTTCACAGACCGAGTTTCTACGCAGAACGATTTCAGAAGTTCATGTGCAATGTAGTGTTCAGGAAGATCTCAT TAAAAACGTCGCCATCTAAGAAGCGCCGTTTAGTGGCACATGTTCCTTTGAGAAAGACAGCTGGCTCAGGGCCTTCTCTGTCGACCCAAACCAGCACCAACAGCCAACACCTTTTACTCCAACATCAAGTCAGCTCTGAGACCAAAGAAGACACTGAAGGAGACAATG TCATGCAGTCAGGTCGTCCTGACCTCCTCCCAAAGACCTTACTGGCCAGCGACGCTGTTGGCACCACTACTGAAACagctgtctcctcctccttggAAAACCCTGGATTTGCTTCCACAAGCCACCCTCTGCCTCACTCTCAGGATGCCTACAAGTCAGTAGGAGTGGATTTAAACAACACATTGAGCAAAGACCAGGAGCACAGCACCACCAAGag AGCTCAGTATGAAGAAAGTTCGGAGGATGTGATCTCACTCAGTGACATTGTTCCTGACGCAAGCAAATGCTct GTGTAG
- the LOC116047502 gene encoding phosphatidylinositol 4-phosphate 5-kinase type-1 alpha-like isoform X1 produces the protein MATAAEEPPGLQGLSGNLQSQFWRRLSSLRGNERDSTGTRKNASPESPSTSMSPAMKKTIGHRGIDPTGETTYKKTTSSALQGAIQLGITHTVGSLSQKPERDVLLQDFEVVESIFFPSEGSNLTPAHHYGDFRFKTYAPMAFRYFREMFGIRPDDYMYSLCNEPLIELSNSGASGSLFYVSSDDEYIIKTVQHKEAEFLQKLLPGYFMNLNQNKRTLLPKFYGLYCVQAAGKNIRIAVMNNLLPSAVKMHLKYDLKGSTYKRRASVKEREKAVPTYKDLDFMQDIHEGLLLEGDKYSAVCKTIQRDCLLLQSFKIMDYSLLVGIHNVNQACQEQASEEAGAVDQRRPQGQKSLYSTAIEAIQAEAGSMGSLDTEDKTGGIPARNSKGERLLVYIGIIDILQSYRLVKRLEHSWKALVHDGDTVSVHRPSFYAERFQKFMCNVVFRKISLKTSPSKKRRLVAHVPLRKTAGSGPSLSTQTSTNSQHLLLQHQVSSETKEDTEGDNVMQSGRPDLLPKTLLASDAVGTTTETAVSSSLENPGFASTSHPLPHSQDAYKSVGVDLNNTLSKDQEHSTTKRAQYEESSEDVISLSDIVPDASKCSV, from the exons ACCTGCAGAGTCAGTTCTGGAGGAGACTGTCGTCTCTCAGAGGTAATGAacgag ATTCGACTGGGACTCGAAAAAATGCTTCTCCCGAG AGTCCAAGCACCAGCATGTCTCCGGCCATGAAAAAAACGATTGGCCATCGTGGAATTGATCCCACTGGGGAGACAACGTACAAGAAG ACAACATCATCCGCCCTGCAAGGCGCTATCCAGTTAGGCATCACGCACACGGTGGGCAGCTTAAGCCAAAAACCTGAGAGAGACGTGCTGCTGCAGGACTTTGAAGTGGTCGAAAGCATCTTCTTTCCCAG TGAGGGCAGTAACCTGACACCAGCTCACCACTATGGAGACTTCAGGTTCAAGACGTACGCCCCAATGGCCTTCCGCTACTTCAGGGAGATGTTTGGCATCCGGCCTGATGACTACATG TACTCTCTGTGTAATGAGCCGCTGATTGAGCTGTCAAACTCCGGGGCCAGTGGATCTCTCTTCTATGTCTCCAGTGATGATGAGTACATCATTAAGACAGTGCAGCACAAAGAGGCAGAGTTTCTGCAGAAACTGCTTCCAGGATACTTCATG AACCTGAACCAGAACAAACGGACCTTATTACCAAAGTTTTATGGACTCTACTGTGTCCAGGCAGCGGGTAAGAACATCCGTATTGCAGTCATGAACAATCTGCTTCCGAGCGCCGTAAAAATGCACCTCAAGTATGATCTAAAGGGCTCCACCTACAAGCGAAGGGCTTCAGTTAAAGAGAGGGAAAAGGCCGTGCCCACATACAAGGACCTGGATTTCATGCAGGACATACATGAGGGGTTGTTACTGGAAGGGGACAAGTACAGTGCTGTTTGCAAGACCATCCAGAGAGACTGTCTG CTTTTGCAAAGTTTTAAGATCATGGATTACAGCCTTCTGGTGGGAATCCACAATGTAAATCAGGCGTGTCAAGAGCAGGCCAGTGAAGAGGCCGGGGCTGTGGACCAAAGGCGGCCACAAGGTCAAAAGTCCCTGTACAGCACTGCTATAGAGGCCATCCAGGCTGAGGCAGGGAGCATGGGATCACTGGACACAGAGGACAA AACGGGAGGAATCCCAGCGCGAAACTCAAAAGGCGAGCGGCTGCTGGTCTATATTGGTATCATAGACATTCTGCAGTCCTATAG attaGTTAAGAGGCTTGAACACTCATGGAAAGCTCTGGTTCACGATGGG GATACTGTATCTGTTCACAGACCGAGTTTCTACGCAGAACGATTTCAGAAGTTCATGTGCAATGTAGTGTTCAGGAAGATCTCAT TAAAAACGTCGCCATCTAAGAAGCGCCGTTTAGTGGCACATGTTCCTTTGAGAAAGACAGCTGGCTCAGGGCCTTCTCTGTCGACCCAAACCAGCACCAACAGCCAACACCTTTTACTCCAACATCAAGTCAGCTCTGAGACCAAAGAAGACACTGAAGGAGACAATG TCATGCAGTCAGGTCGTCCTGACCTCCTCCCAAAGACCTTACTGGCCAGCGACGCTGTTGGCACCACTACTGAAACagctgtctcctcctccttggAAAACCCTGGATTTGCTTCCACAAGCCACCCTCTGCCTCACTCTCAGGATGCCTACAAGTCAGTAGGAGTGGATTTAAACAACACATTGAGCAAAGACCAGGAGCACAGCACCACCAAGag AGCTCAGTATGAAGAAAGTTCGGAGGATGTGATCTCACTCAGTGACATTGTTCCTGACGCAAGCAAATGCTct GTGTAG
- the LOC116047502 gene encoding phosphatidylinositol 4-phosphate 5-kinase type-1 alpha-like isoform X3, with protein MATAAEEPPGLQGLSGNSTGTRKNASPESPSTSMSPAMKKTIGHRGIDPTGETTYKKTTSSALQGAIQLGITHTVGSLSQKPERDVLLQDFEVVESIFFPSEGSNLTPAHHYGDFRFKTYAPMAFRYFREMFGIRPDDYMYSLCNEPLIELSNSGASGSLFYVSSDDEYIIKTVQHKEAEFLQKLLPGYFMNLNQNKRTLLPKFYGLYCVQAAGKNIRIAVMNNLLPSAVKMHLKYDLKGSTYKRRASVKEREKAVPTYKDLDFMQDIHEGLLLEGDKYSAVCKTIQRDCLLLQSFKIMDYSLLVGIHNVNQACQEQASEEAGAVDQRRPQGQKSLYSTAIEAIQAEAGSMGSLDTEDKTGGIPARNSKGERLLVYIGIIDILQSYRLVKRLEHSWKALVHDGDTVSVHRPSFYAERFQKFMCNVVFRKISLKTSPSKKRRLVAHVPLRKTAGSGPSLSTQTSTNSQHLLLQHQVSSETKEDTEGDNVMQSGRPDLLPKTLLASDAVGTTTETAVSSSLENPGFASTSHPLPHSQDAYKSVGVDLNNTLSKDQEHSTTKRAQYEESSEDVISLSDIVPDASKCSVS; from the exons ATTCGACTGGGACTCGAAAAAATGCTTCTCCCGAG AGTCCAAGCACCAGCATGTCTCCGGCCATGAAAAAAACGATTGGCCATCGTGGAATTGATCCCACTGGGGAGACAACGTACAAGAAG ACAACATCATCCGCCCTGCAAGGCGCTATCCAGTTAGGCATCACGCACACGGTGGGCAGCTTAAGCCAAAAACCTGAGAGAGACGTGCTGCTGCAGGACTTTGAAGTGGTCGAAAGCATCTTCTTTCCCAG TGAGGGCAGTAACCTGACACCAGCTCACCACTATGGAGACTTCAGGTTCAAGACGTACGCCCCAATGGCCTTCCGCTACTTCAGGGAGATGTTTGGCATCCGGCCTGATGACTACATG TACTCTCTGTGTAATGAGCCGCTGATTGAGCTGTCAAACTCCGGGGCCAGTGGATCTCTCTTCTATGTCTCCAGTGATGATGAGTACATCATTAAGACAGTGCAGCACAAAGAGGCAGAGTTTCTGCAGAAACTGCTTCCAGGATACTTCATG AACCTGAACCAGAACAAACGGACCTTATTACCAAAGTTTTATGGACTCTACTGTGTCCAGGCAGCGGGTAAGAACATCCGTATTGCAGTCATGAACAATCTGCTTCCGAGCGCCGTAAAAATGCACCTCAAGTATGATCTAAAGGGCTCCACCTACAAGCGAAGGGCTTCAGTTAAAGAGAGGGAAAAGGCCGTGCCCACATACAAGGACCTGGATTTCATGCAGGACATACATGAGGGGTTGTTACTGGAAGGGGACAAGTACAGTGCTGTTTGCAAGACCATCCAGAGAGACTGTCTG CTTTTGCAAAGTTTTAAGATCATGGATTACAGCCTTCTGGTGGGAATCCACAATGTAAATCAGGCGTGTCAAGAGCAGGCCAGTGAAGAGGCCGGGGCTGTGGACCAAAGGCGGCCACAAGGTCAAAAGTCCCTGTACAGCACTGCTATAGAGGCCATCCAGGCTGAGGCAGGGAGCATGGGATCACTGGACACAGAGGACAA AACGGGAGGAATCCCAGCGCGAAACTCAAAAGGCGAGCGGCTGCTGGTCTATATTGGTATCATAGACATTCTGCAGTCCTATAG attaGTTAAGAGGCTTGAACACTCATGGAAAGCTCTGGTTCACGATGGG GATACTGTATCTGTTCACAGACCGAGTTTCTACGCAGAACGATTTCAGAAGTTCATGTGCAATGTAGTGTTCAGGAAGATCTCAT TAAAAACGTCGCCATCTAAGAAGCGCCGTTTAGTGGCACATGTTCCTTTGAGAAAGACAGCTGGCTCAGGGCCTTCTCTGTCGACCCAAACCAGCACCAACAGCCAACACCTTTTACTCCAACATCAAGTCAGCTCTGAGACCAAAGAAGACACTGAAGGAGACAATG TCATGCAGTCAGGTCGTCCTGACCTCCTCCCAAAGACCTTACTGGCCAGCGACGCTGTTGGCACCACTACTGAAACagctgtctcctcctccttggAAAACCCTGGATTTGCTTCCACAAGCCACCCTCTGCCTCACTCTCAGGATGCCTACAAGTCAGTAGGAGTGGATTTAAACAACACATTGAGCAAAGACCAGGAGCACAGCACCACCAAGag AGCTCAGTATGAAGAAAGTTCGGAGGATGTGATCTCACTCAGTGACATTGTTCCTGACGCAAGCAAATGCTctgtaagttaa